In one window of Kitasatospora sp. MMS16-BH015 DNA:
- a CDS encoding ABC transporter substrate-binding protein has product MTARAVGTTDDSPVRIGALAPLSRPGWAEAGRHLVAGLELAVREVNAAGGIGGRPLELLIRDTAADPARATAAVDELAGLGVAALAGEYHSVVARAVAARADELGLPYLCSSAVLDALTDRPTDLVARLCPAQSHSWRVYADFLREAGHTRIAVASQPSVYWAAGTRLLREYLAPHGGTLVELDLATLDPAAVPGELVRHGATALLLLTGIPEPAGSIVRAVRQDPRLAGLLIGAPAGQPEFAEWAELLGADGAAVPFLRYLPEHLGPLGTRVAAELRELLGEAPSFVALEGYDTVAVLAALLRTRGTRGTRGTDRAQLASGWPLVAVEGTRGEIRFSRRPGVSVWQWAWPPVQVTDRDPADPARFRALHQG; this is encoded by the coding sequence ATGACCGCACGCGCAGTAGGGACAACCGACGATTCCCCCGTCCGGATCGGGGCACTGGCTCCGCTGAGCCGGCCGGGGTGGGCCGAGGCCGGGCGGCACCTGGTGGCCGGGCTGGAGTTGGCGGTGCGAGAGGTGAACGCGGCCGGCGGGATCGGCGGGCGCCCGCTCGAACTGCTGATCCGGGACACGGCCGCGGATCCGGCCCGGGCCACCGCCGCCGTGGACGAGCTGGCCGGGCTGGGGGTGGCCGCGCTGGCCGGGGAGTACCACAGCGTGGTCGCCCGCGCCGTCGCCGCCCGGGCGGACGAGCTCGGGCTGCCGTACCTCTGCTCCTCCGCCGTGCTCGACGCCCTCACCGACCGGCCGACCGACCTGGTCGCCCGGCTCTGCCCGGCGCAGTCGCACAGTTGGCGGGTCTACGCGGACTTCCTGCGCGAGGCGGGCCACACCCGGATCGCCGTGGCCAGCCAACCGAGCGTCTACTGGGCCGCCGGCACCCGTCTGCTCCGCGAGTACCTCGCCCCGCACGGCGGCACCCTGGTCGAACTCGACCTGGCCACCCTCGACCCCGCCGCCGTCCCCGGGGAACTCGTCCGGCACGGTGCCACCGCCCTGCTCCTGCTGACCGGCATCCCGGAGCCGGCCGGCTCGATCGTCCGCGCGGTACGCCAGGATCCGCGCCTGGCCGGGCTGTTGATCGGCGCCCCGGCCGGCCAACCGGAGTTCGCCGAGTGGGCCGAACTGCTCGGCGCGGACGGCGCGGCCGTCCCCTTCCTGCGCTACCTGCCCGAGCACCTCGGCCCACTCGGCACCCGGGTGGCGGCCGAGCTGCGCGAACTCCTTGGCGAGGCACCCTCCTTCGTCGCCCTCGAGGGCTACGACACGGTCGCCGTGCTCGCCGCCCTGCTGCGCACCCGGGGCACCCGGGGCACCCGGGGCACCGACCGAGCCCAACTCGCGTCCGGCTGGCCCCTGGTGGCCGTCGAAGGCACCCGGGGTGAGATTCGCTTCTCCCGCCGCCCGGGCGTCAGCGTCTGGCAGTGGGCCTGGCCCCCGGTCCAGGTCACCGACCGCGACCCGGCCGACCCGGCCCGCTTCCGCGCCCTGCACCAGGGGTGA